In Meleagris gallopavo isolate NT-WF06-2002-E0010 breed Aviagen turkey brand Nicholas breeding stock unplaced genomic scaffold, Turkey_5.1 ChrUn_random_7180001956332, whole genome shotgun sequence, the genomic stretch CATCTCTCTCACATATTAAATGACGTGTTATAAACTTATTAGATAACAGTATTTACCGTAAGTAGGATTCCAAGACTCTATCCAGTCGTTTATAGAAGGGTCGTGATGTAAAATATCCACTCCAGTAGTGATGATCCCTGTCTGCATAGGTGAAAAAGTCTCCACTTAATACAGGGAAAAAtgagctgctgctcctttcaCCCAAATTACTTTCTTTGTGAAGAGCTTCAAAGTAATCTGATAAAGTTCCAAACTGGgcctggaagaaaataaaaatgactgtaGTTCCAACTTCTTTATTTAGACATATGAAGAGAATGATACACACGCATTCCAGGAATATGTCAGTCCTCAAGAAGAATTATAACAGAAATCTAAGCTATAATATTTCCCTGCACGCTTTTCAGACAAGGGTAATGATTCTTTCAGAAGTTCTTCATGAATTTTACgttcaagaaatatgaaaaactttttttttccattttaagtaTGCATTAATatccaaaataaaaactaattcTCAAAAAGGAGTAAAAGTATTCTCTTGTGTAAATCTAATATATGAGCAAAGCATTTCCTCAGTATCATCTAAGTTGACATCCGGACTGAACAAGAAACTAGATGTAATACACCAAAATCTAGAATCTATACTATATGTAGATCTCAAGTGACTGCTgataagaaaattgaaaatgaatgtcagtagtttgctgggttttttttaacctacatttaaataaattgtttgTTGAGATCCAACATGATCAAAAGACAGTACCTGCAAGCTTTAGGGctacaaagacagaaaacagtaCCTTGTGCAACCAATAAGATCCTAGTCATCATGGCTCTTAAGGCAGAACAGTGAACATTTTATATACTCTAAGTTCTTAGGAAGTTGACCGTGACCTTTTATTTGCCTATGAAGTTTAAGTTCACTTGGGAAGGTGCAGCGAGGGTGCAGCGTGCAAGTTCTGCTGCTAAGATTATATTTGCATGCATAAATTATACCAATATATTAAAAAANNNNNNNAAAGAAGcaaaatctaaataaataagGAGATGGAATGTAGGGCTAATAGTGCTGCATCCAAACAAAGCACCTTAGATATTGATTGtttgaatcataaaatggcctggtttgagaaggaccacaatgatcatctcattccatcctcctgctatgtgcagggtcgccagccaccagaccaggctgcccagggacacatccagcctggccttgaatgcctccaggaatggggcatccacaacctccttgggcagccagttccagtgtgtcaccaccctcctGAGTGAAAaatcttcctcctaatatctaacctaaaactcccatctcagtttaaaaccattctcccttgtcctatcactgtccaccctcgtaaacagccattcccactcctgtttatatgctcccttcaagcatTGGAAGGCCtcaatgaggtcaccccagaaccttctcttctccaagctaaacaagctcagttccctcaacctttcctcacaggagaggtgctccagccctctgatcatcttagtggccctcctctgaacctgttccaagagctccacatctttcttgtactgggggccccaggcctggacacagtacacCCGATAAACAAGagtattaaatttatttttgtgtataagttttaaaaaccagaaaaagaGCTTGTTACGTCTTGTGATTTCCAAGGTATTAATTCAGGTGGACAAGCAAGGGCTAATGAAGTAGACTCCTAGAACCATAATAGCAGACTCCTGAGCAGAACCTTACAGAAATGGTTCTTGAAGAACAATACCAGAGGCAGAGCCCACAGCTTTTGCCCCAGTGATGAATTCACATAGCTCCGATCAGTAGGAAATGAGATAACAGAAATTCTATTGCTGTTAGTGCCCAAAGAATAACTCCTTGCTCAGTCTAGTAAAGATAGTGATTGCAAGATGACCAAAGAGTATTTTCTAGGACTATTCCCTTCCATAGTAAACATTCACCTTTGTCATGTCATTCATACCTCACAGAAGACGGATGCTGACAAGCTGTCAGCCCAACAAATCATCCTTTTTACACAGAATACCAGTCAAGAAGCCAGCAGGAAGAACTAATGTACTACTCAAACCTACATGATTAGGGTAATGGGGGAGAATTGAGAGAAGATAGGGTATATACTGTATgcacaaactgaaaaagaagtgaaaaaggtAGACCAGgtttaaaaagattaaatatgggggaaaaaaattgcgCTCTCACTTCATACATAAGAAAAACCAAGATTGTGCTCCACTACCTCTTAGACCCATGTTAAGAAGTGATGAAAATGTAACAGACTTCAGAAAGAATATACTGTAGAAGACTTTGAAGTACACATTTTACACAGTAGAATGAAAGAATATGGATAATTTCATTTGATAATTCACTACTTCTGTAGTCAGGTTAATCGCAGATTTTACTGTATTAAACAGTattattttaatagtaaaaatatGTGCAAGCAATCACCTTTCAgttaacttttttgtttgttacaaTTCTGTAGGACATAAAAACATGAGGATCCAAACATAGTGACATAAGTTTCCTGAACTTCCAGTAAGAAAAtcaaatcattttaaataacaaagaCAAACCCTGTGAGCCTTAAAATAACTAAACTTGAACTCTGTGAAATAAAAGTAATCTAATTTGAATATTACTTAGAATTTTCAAGCAGGTAGTACTACTGGGAATGTTTTGCTTCAAAACTACTAGTGTTTTACCACTGTATTTCAGAATACTGAGAACCAGTTTTCTCCACAAACATGAGGAAGACTTTTACTTACCTTAACGTGCAATTCAGGATGAGCATTCATATAATCAAACAATTTCTGATAGTTCTGATACTGCTGATCCCATTCTGAGCTCTCAGCATAACGAAAATCATCCCCTAATGGAGCCAGCAGAACTTTAGTACGGAAAAGCTTTGACTTCTTTCTGTATTGATCTAAAATCATCCAGgccctttgaaaaaaaaaaataataataatataattcagaaaacagaagaataaagatAAGTATTTGAAACAATTATTTGACATCAAGCTACGCATTATGGTGACTCTAAAAAGGACATAACACACTGTTTCACTTTGTAATTAAAAGCTAGATGCAATTCCTTCTATTGGGGCACCACATTCAACGAACTGCGCTGCCGAAACTGTGCCAATTAAATCTTCCAAAAAGCGTATCAAGATCTTAAACAATAGTTTAGTCTGCATCAATTTGCTCCTGTGTCAGAACTAAcagtttaaattatgtttactTGCTTTATATTTGGATAAGAATCCTAATCCTTTCCAGcccttatttaaaataataagcaTCTCTTCTCATCCCCTCCTGTAATTCACTCAGACACCTTAATTCATACCTCCACATCCTTGACAGAATAACTGCCCATAAATTAATCTTGGAGTAACTTCAGCCTTgcaaaaaagatttcttttggaAGACTGCTATTAATAACCACTGTTTCCCCTTCAGCCAACTTCTTCCTGTCTTAGAGTCAAGCCTTCTTAACCTCAAAAACAGCCTTANNNNNNNNNNNNNNNNNNNNNNNNNNNNNNNNNNNNNNNNNNNNNNNNNNNNNNNNNNNNNNNNNNNNNNNNNNNNNNNNNNNNNNNNNNNNNNNNNNNNNNNNNNNNNNNNNNNNNNNNNNNNNNNNNNNNNNNNNNNNNNNNNNNNNNNNNNNNNNNNNNNNNNNNNNNNNNNNNNNNNNNNNNNNNNNNNNNNNNNNNNNNNNNNNNNNNNNNNNNNNNNNNNNNNNNNNNNNNNNNNNNNNNNNNNNNNNNNNNNNNNNNNNNNNNNNNNNNNNNNNNNNNNNNNNNNNNNNNNNNNNNNNNNNNNNNNNNNNNNNNNNNNNNNNNNNNNNNNNNNNNNNNNNNNNNNNNNNNNNNNNNNNNNNNNNNNNNNNNNNNNNNNNNNNNNNNNNNNNNNNNNNNNNNNNNNNNNNNNNNNNNNNNNNNNNNNNNNNNNNNNNNNNNNNNNNNNNNNNNNNNNNNNNNNNNNNNNNNNNNNNNNNNNNNNNNNNNNNNNNNNNNNNNNNNNNNNNNNNNNNNNNNNNNNNNNNNNNNNNNNNNNNNNNNNNNNNNNNNNNNNNNNNNNNNNNNNNNNNNNNNNNNNNNNNNNNNNNNNNNNNNNNNNNNNNNNNNNNNNNNNNNNNNNNNNNNNNNNNNNNNNNNNNNNNNNNNNNNNNNNNNNNNNNNNNNNNNNNNNNNNNNNNNNNNNNNNNNNNNNNNNNNNNNNNNNNNNNNNNNNNNNNNNNNNNNNNNNNNNNNNNNNNNNNNNNNNNNNNNNNNNNNNNNNNNNNNNNNNNNNNNNNNNNNNNNNNNNNNNNNNNNNNNNNNNNNNNNNNNNNNNNNNNNNNNNNNNNNNNNNNNNNNNNNNNNNNNNNNNNNNNNNNNNNNNNNNNNNNNNNNNNNNNNNNNNNNNNNNNNNNNNNNNNNNNNNNNNNNNNNNNNNNNNNNNNNNNNNNNNNNNNNNNNNNNNNNNNNNNNNNNNNNNNNNNNNNNNNNNNNNNNNNNNNNNNNNNNNNNNNNNNNNNNNNNNNNNNNNNNNNNNNNNNNNNNNNNNNNNNNNNNNNNNNNNNNNNNNNNNNNNNNNNNNNNNNNNNNNNNNNNNNNNNNNNNNNNNNNNNNNNNNNNNNNNNNNNNNNNNNNNNNNNNNNNNNNNNNNNNNNNNNNNNNNNNNNNNNNNNNNNNNNNNNNNNNNNNNNNNNNNNNNNNNNNNNNNNNNNNNNNNNNNNNNNNNNNNNNNNNNNNNNNNNNNNNNNNNNNNNNNNNNNNNNNNNNNNNNNNNNNNNNNNNNNNNNNNNNNNNNNNNNNNNNNNNNNNNNNNNNNNNNNNNNNNNNNNNNNNNNNNNNNNNNNNNNNNNNNNNNNNNNNNNNNNNNNNNNNNNNNNNNNNNNNNNNNNNNNNNNNNNNNNNNNNNNNNNNNNNNNNNNNNNNNNNNNNNNNNNNNNNNNNNNNNNNNNNNNNNNNNNNNNNNNNNNNNNNNNNNNNNNNNNNNNNNNNNNNNNNNNNNNNNNNNNNNNNNNNNNNNNNNNNNNNNNNNNNNNNNNNNNNNNNNNNNNNNNNNNNNNNNNNNNNNNNNNNNNNNNNNNNNNNNNNNNNNNNNNNNNNNNNNNNNNNNNNNNNNNNNNNNNNNNNNNNNNNNNNNNNNNNNNNNNNNNNNNNNNNNNNNNNNNNNNNNNNNNNNNNNNNNNNNNNNNNNNNNNNNNNNNNNNNNNNNNNNNNNNNNNNNNNNNNNNNNNNNNNNNNNNNNNNNNNNNNNNNNNNNNNNNNNNNNNNNNNNNNNNNNNNNNNNNNNNNNNNNNNNNNNNNNNNNNNNNNNNNNNNNNNNNNNNNNNNNNNNNNNNNNNNNNNNNNNNNNNNNNNNNNNNNNNNNNNNNNNNNNNNNNNNNNNNNNNNNNNNNNNNNNNNNNNNNNNNNNNNNNNNNNNNNNNNNNNNNNNNNNNNNNNNNNNNNNNNNNNNNNNNNNNNNNNNNNNNNNNNNNNNNNNNNNNNNNNNNNNNNNNNNNNNNNNNNNNNNNNNNNNNNNNNNNNNNNNNNNNNNNNNNNNNNNNNNNNNNNNNNNNNNNNNNNNNNNNNNNNNNNNNNNNNNNNNNNNNNNNNNNNNNNNNNNNNNNNNNNNNNNNNNNNNNNNNNNNNNNNNNNNNNNNNNNNNNNNNNNNNNNNNNNNNNNNNNNNNNNNNNNNNNNNNNNNNNNNNNNNNNNNNNNNNNNNNNNNNNNNNNNNNNNNNNNNNNNNNNNNNNNNNNNNNNNNNNNNNNNNNNNNNNNNNNNNNNNNNNNNNNNNNNNNNNNNNNNNNNNNNNNNNNNNNNNNNNNNNNNNNNNNNNNNNNNNNNNNNNNNNNNNNNNNNNNNNNNNNNNNNNNNNNNNNNNNNNNNNNNNNNNNNNNNNNNNNNNNNNNNNNNNNNNNNNNNNNNNNNNNNNNNNNNNNNNNNNNNNNNNNNNNNNNNNNNNNNNNNNNNNNNNNNNNNNNNNNNNNNNNNNNNNNNNNNNNNNNNNNNNNNNNNNNNNNNNNNNNNNNNNNNNNNNNNNNNNNNNNNNNNNNNNNNNNNNNNNNNNNNNNNNNNNNNNNNNNNNNNNNNNNNNNNNNNNNNNNNNNNNNNNNNNNNNNNNNNNNNNNNNNNNNNNNNNNNNNNNNNNNNNNNNNNNNNNNNNNNNNNNNNNNNNNNNNNNNNNNNNNNNNNNNNNNNNNNNNNNNNNNNNNNNNNNNNNNNNNNNNNNNNNNNNNNNNNNNNNNNNNNNNNNNNNNNNNNNNNNNNNNNNNNNNNNNNNNNNNNNNNNNNNNNNNNNNNNNNNNNNNNNNNNNNNNNNNNNNNNNNNNNNNNNNNNNNNNNNNNNNNNNNNNNNNNNNNNNNNNNNNNNNNNNNNNNNNNNNNNNNNNNNNNNNNNNNNNNNNNNNNNNNNNNNNNNNNNNNNNNNNNNNNNNNNNNNNNNNNNNNNNNNNNNNNNNNNNNNNNNNNNNNNNNNNNNNNNNNNNNNNNNNNNNNNNNNNNNNNNNNNNNNNNNNNNNNNNNNNNNNNNNNNNNNNNNNNNNNNNNNNNNNNNNNNNNNNNNNNNNNNNNNNNNNNNNNNNNNNNNNNNNNNNNNNNNNNNNNNNNNNNNNNNNNNNNNNNNNNNNNNNNNNNNNNNNNNNNNNNNNNNNNNNNNNNNNNNNNNNNNNNNNNNNNNNNNNNNNNNNNNNNNNNNNNNNNNNNNNNNNNNNNNNNNNNNNNNNNNNNNNNNNNNNNNNNNNNNNNNNNNNNNNNNNNNNNNNNNNNNNNNNNNNNNNNNNNNNNNNNNNNNNNNNNNNNNNNNNNNNNNNNNNNNNNNNNNNNNNNNNNNNNNNNNNNNNNNNNNNNNNNNNNNNNNNNNNNNNNNNNNNNNNNNNNNNNNNNNNNNNNNNNNNNNNNNNNNNNNNNNNNNNNNNNNNNNNNNNNNNNNNNNNNNNNNNNNNNNNNNNNNNNNNNNNNNNNNNNNNNNNNNNNNNNNNNNNNNNNNNNNNNNNNNNNNNNNNNNNNNNNNNNNNNNNNNNNNNNNNNNNNNNNNNNNNNNNNNNNNNNNNNNNNNNNNNNNNNNNNNNNNNNNNNNNNNNNNNNNNNNNNNNNNNNNNNNNNNNNNNNNNNNNNNNNNNNNNNNNNNNNNNNNNNNNNNNNNNNNNNNNNNNNNNNNNNNNNNNNNNNNNNNNNNNNNNNNNNNNNNNNNNNNNNNNNNNNNNNNNNNNNNNNNNNNNNNNNNNNNNNNNNNNNNNNNNNNNNNNNNNNNNNNNNNNNNNNNNNNNNNNNNNNNNNNNNNNNNNNNNNNNNNNNNNNNNNNNNNNNNNNNNNNNNNNNNNNNNNNNNNNNNNNNNNNNNNNNNNNNNNNNNNNNNNNNNNNNNNNNNNNNNNNNNNNNNNNNNNNNNNNNNNNNNNNNNNNNNNNNNNNNNNNNNNNNNNNNNNNNNNNNNNNNNNNNNNNNNNNNNNNNNNNNNNNNNNNNNNNNNNNNNNNNNNNNNNNNNNNNNNNNNNNNNNNNNNNNNNNNNNNNNNNNNNNNNNNNNNNNNNNNNNNNNNNNNNNNNNNNNNNNNNNNNNNNNNNNNNNNNNNNNNNNNNNNNNNNNNNNNNNNNNNNNNNNNNNNNNNNNNNNNNNNNNNNNNNNNNNNNNNNNNNNNNNNNNNNNNNNNNNNNNNNNNNNNNNNNNNNNNNNNNNNNNNNNNNNNNNNNNNNNNNNNNNNNNNNNNNNNNNNNNNNNNNNNNNNNNNNNNNNNNNNNNNNNNNNNNNNNNNNNNNNNNNNNNNNNNNNNNNNNNNNNNNNNNNNNNNNNNNNNNNNNNNNNNNNNNNNNNNNNNNNNNNNNNNNNNNNNNNNNNNNNNNNNNNNNNNNNNNNNNNNNNNNNNNNNNNNNNNNNNNNNNNNNNNNNNNNNNNNNNNNNNNNNNNNNNNNNNNNNNNNNNNNNNNNNNNNNNNNNNNNNNNNNNNNNNNNNNNNNNNNNNNNNNNNNNNNNNNNNNNNNNNNNNNNNNNNNNNNNNNNNNNNNNNNNNNNNNNNNNNNNNNNNNNNNNNNNNNNNNNNNNNNNNNNNNNNNNNNNNNNNNNNNNNNNNNNNNNNNNNNNNNNNNNNNNNNNNNNNNNNNNNNNNNNNNNNNNNNNNNNNNNNNNNNNNNNNNNNNNNNNNNNNNNNNNNNNNNNNNNNNNNNNNNNNNNNNNNNNNNNNNNNNNNNNNNNNNNNNNNNNNNNNNNNNNNNNNNNNNNNNNNNNNNNNNNNNNNNNNNNNNNNNNNNNNNNNNNNNNNNNNNNNNNNNNNNNNNNNNNNNNNNNNNNNNNNNNNNNNNNNNNNNNNNNNNNNNNNNNNNNNNNNNNNNNNNNNNNNNNNNNNNNNNNNNNNNNNNNNNNNNNNNNNNNNNNNNNNNNNNNNNNNNNNNNNNNNNNNNNNNNNNNNNNNNNNNNNNNNNNNNNNNNNNNNNNNNNNNNNNNNNNNNNNNNNNNNNNNNNNNNNNNNNNNNNNNNNNNNNNNNNNNNNNNNNNNNNNNNNNNNNNNNNNNNNNNNNNNNNNNNNNNNNNNNNNNNNNNNNNNNNNNNNNNNNNNNNNNNNNNNNNNNNNNNNNNNNNNNNNNNNNNNNNNNNNNNNNNNNNNNNNNNNNNNNNNNNNNNNNNNNNNNNNNNNNNNNNNNNNNNNNNNNNNNNNNNNNNNNNNNNNNNNNNNNNNNNNNNNNNNNNNNNNNNNNNNNNNNNNNNNNNNNNNNNNNNNNNNNNNNNNNNNNNNNNNNNNNNNNNNNNNNNNNNNNNNNNNNNNNNNNNNNNNNNNNNNNNNNNNNNNNNNNNNNNNNNNNNNNNNNNNNNNNNNNNNNNNNNNNNNNNNNNNNNNNNNNNNNNNNNNNNNNNNNNNNNNNNNNNNNNNNNNNNNNNNNNNNNNNNNNNNNNNNNNNNNNNNNNNNNNNNNNNNNNNNNNNNNNNNNNNNNNNNNNNNNNNNNNNNNNNNNNNNNNNNNNNNNNNNNNNNNNNNNNNNNNNNNNNNNNNNNNNNNNNNNNNNNNNNNNNNNNNNNNNNNNNNNNNNNNNNNNNNNNNNNNNNNNNNNNNNNNNNNNNNNNNNNNNNNNNNNNNNNNNNNNNNNNNNNNNNNNNNNNNNNNNNNNNNNNNNNNNNNNNNNNNNNNNNNNNNNNNNNNNNNNNNNNNNNNNNNNNNNNNNNNNNNNNNNNNNNNNNNNNNNNNNNNNNNNNNNNNNNNNNNNNNNNNNNNNNNNNNNNNNNNNNNNNNNNNNNNNNNNNNNNNNNNNNNNNNNNNNNNNNNNNNNNNNNNNNNNNNNNNNNNNNNNNNNNNNNNNNNNNNNNNNNNNNNNNNNNNNNNNNNNNNNNNNNNNNNNNNNNNNNNNNNNNNNNNNNNNNNNNNNNNNNNNNNNNNNNNNNNNNNNNNNNNNNNNNNNNNNNNNNNNNNNNNNNNNNNNNNNNNNNNNNNNNNNNNNNNNNNNNNNNNNNNNNNNNNNNNNNNNNNNNNNNNNNNNNNNNNNNNNNNNNNNNNNNNNNNNNNNNNNNNNNNNNNNNNNNNNNNNNNNNNNNNNNNNNNNNNNNNNNNNNNNNNNNNNNNNNNNNNNNNNNNNNNNNNNNNNNNNNNNNNNNNNNNNNNNNNNNNNNNNNNNNNNNNNNNNNNNNNNNNNNNNNNNNNNNNNNNNNNNNNNNNNNNNNNNNNNNNNNNNNNNNNNNNNNNNNNNNNNNNNNNNNNNNNNNNNNNNNNNNNNNNNNNNNNNNNNNNNNNNNNNNNNNNNNNNNNNNNNNNNNNNNNNNNNNNNNNNNNNNNNNNNNNNNNNNNNNNNNNNNNNNNNNNNNNNNNNNNNNNNNNNNNNNNNNNNNNNNNNNNNNNNNNNNNNNNNNNNNNNNNNNNNNNNNNNNNNNNNNNNNNNNNNNNNNNNNNNNNNNNNNNNNNNNNNNNNNNNNNNNNNNNNNNNNNNNNNNNNNNNNNNNNNNNNNNNNNNNNNNNNNNNNNNNNNNNNNNNNNNNaggaaaaaaaaaattaaaaaaaaaagcatgaaatacTTTTCTCCTCCCCACAGATTGTGTAAAAGAgatgggagaaggaaaaatgaaataaaaacacattcaaaagTGAAGAAACAGTATGATAAGACGACCAACAGAAAAACCTGcagcttttgtattttaatcCCTTCCCTAACGTTCAGGTATtcacttttccattttgttacaaaatgtatcctcaaataaaattaatagtatatttcttttttaatggaatttcaatttttttttagctctggACTAACTACTCTAAACAACCTGTCTATAAAGATTTTCAGAGTATTTATTCAAGTTATCTCCACATTTTCCCTGTATAAACAAAATATACacactgcagaaaggaaaaacacataCCCCAGTTCTGTCTCCAAAAGAATTCTAGTGTCTTCTGagttgcaaaatgttttttaactGAGTAATGAACTCTCTGTATAAGCATTTTTGAAAATCCCGCGCGTTTCAGAAGATAGGCCATTGTTGGTGAATGCCCAAAGGGATCAACTGCCCAACCAGACTTTGGTTTTACTCCTGTTGACAAGTAAAAAGttaaaatggattaaaaaaattcttactgTTCATTGAAAGAAACATGTACCAATATAGTTCAGACCATTAAATACAGaatctcaaagaaaataaaataaaatacacagctgAGTACTAAGCCTCCTCCAGAACACACCTTGAAATTAAATATCTAGAATTAAACAGATAATTACTTATGAAAAAANNNNNNNNNNNNNNNNNNNNaaaaaaattaaatatcctAGAGGCAAGCTGTctaactgcattaaaaaaaaaaactgagattAGTACCCTATATTGTTatactattttcattttgtctcaAACAGCTTTACGTGGAAACATAATTAAACTTCCTCATTTAAGTCATTTCCAGATGTTACAATTGGAAAGGAatgttgaaagaaaatgaactgatgaaaacagatgaaaacatGATGTGACTTGTTTAATTTTCAGTCAgtgtaatttaaataattttaatctaCGTTTGCTTTgggacttttttctttcaaaatgaattaatttaCTAGGCTGGCAAACATTAGAATCATAGTGGTTACTATTgccttttaatttaatttcatattaGCAAATAAAGAAGTTGTATCCTCCTCTTGTTTAAATAATTCTTCAGTGTGGGTCTTTTGGATACATTTTTACCATCTCTTACCATCATCTCTACATTTTTACcttctcataaaaaaaaaagaaaagaaaaacccgacagaaaaaacaaaacaaaacaaaaaaaaccctgtttgCTGTTCACCAGGTGCTGCATTTGAGacatcaaaaaaaaagagaccagGTATCATAAAGCCAGAAAACTACTATTCCTTTCTGGTCTTTCAAGCTGGATCTCAATCTCACAATACTGCGGGGTGGGGGGGACCCACAAAGacaatcagagggctggaacatcTCTAATAAGAGGGGGACCAACTTTTTTCACAAATATGTATTTACAAATAGTGATAAGACATGGGGCAACagattaaaactgaaaaaaaaacaaccaaggaGTTTTAGGTTAGATGCTAGTAAGAAGTTCTTGGAACACAgcaaggcactggcacaggctgcccagaaaagttATGGATGCCACAgccccagaggtgttcaaggccaggcatGATGCattcctgggcagtctgatcaTGTGGTTGGCCATCCTGCCCACAGCAAcgggggctggaactagatgatctttgaggtcccttccaaaccaagccattctatgattcgatgatagtaaaacagcttttcaaaataatttaattaaatggGATAATgttaaaatatcattaaaatcactaaataaataattccCCTGTAGAAAAGGTTCTCTCTTGTTACGGAAGTAAGCCAAAAATACCTTACTGCAATAATTCCTCAACGTTCTGAAAGTGAATGTGTTGTCTTtacttgtttactttttttaatgcaaacaaTTTTGATATTAGAGTAGATTTAAGTTTTACAATTActctaagatttttttttaataatcttacATAGAAGTCCAATTAATATACTGACTGCAGAATAGACCCAAACACACAGAATAACAATTTTCAAAGACCACTAAAACACGTCAGGATAGAACATAATTTAAGTACACTTCATCtaggaagattttttttgtttgtttgttttatctgcAAACTGCAGTTACAAATATTAGTCAGTCTTATGGCTTTCACTATAAAGATCTGATTTAACACTTCTGGGACGCAGAGCACGCAAAGCCTCTTAAGCAcatgatatattttttaaaaagctgtattAATAAAGTCAACTTTTAATTCAGTGTACATACCCAAGTTCCGTTCTAGCCACTGATGTCCTTCTATCAGTTGGTCAATTAAAGTGAAGTAATGAGAAGAAGCTTCATCAGGCATGACCCATCCTCCTGTAACTATTTCAAACTGCCCATCTTTTATTAACCTGAAAATTATGTAAACTGTGATCAAAACCTTGCATCTGGAAATAcacttttaaaatcaatttctgaATATCCAATAGTTATTTATAAGGGACACAATAACAAAATCTGGATGATGCTACTTCCATCATTGGACTATGCTGTTTTTAATCAAA encodes the following:
- the LOC104917155 gene encoding alpha-mannosidase 2-like produces the protein LDLGWLKTFDDYFRDQTQHILNNMVIKLQEDNRRKFIWSEISYFSKWWDGIDSQRRDAVKRLIKDGQFEIVTGGWVMPDEASSHYFTLIDQLIEGHQWLERNLGVKPKSGWAVDPFGHSPTMAYLLKRAGFSKMLIQRVHYSVKKHFATQKTLEFFWRQNWGMCFSFLQCVYFVYTGKMWRYETVCYVLFRVTIMRSLMSNNCFKYLSLFFCFLNYIIIIFFFQRAWMILDQYRKKSKLFRTKVLLAPLGDDFRYAESSEWDQQYQNYQKLFDYMNAHPELHVKAQFGTLSDYFEALHKESNLGERSSSSFFPVLSGDFFTYADRDHHYWSGYFTSRPFYKRLDRVLESYLR